One part of the Pirellulales bacterium genome encodes these proteins:
- a CDS encoding DUF5009 domain-containing protein has translation MPHEPVPAKTVHRLLSVDALRGFDMFWIIGADSLVAGLHKLSDWPVVTLAARQLQHAKWHGITFYDLIFPLFVYIMGVSIPLALGSRLAEPGNRRSLYLRIFRRALLLYLLGVFYYGGLANHWHEIRWVGVLQRIAACYFCGAIIFLNVRPRGQLALLAALLLGYWALMTWVPVPGFDLGDFSQEGNVAGYIDRLLLPGRAWYRQWGWDPEGLLSTLPAIGTCLLGVLTGELLRDERRTPQRKVGVLA, from the coding sequence ATGCCACACGAACCTGTTCCGGCCAAAACCGTGCACCGCTTGTTGTCGGTGGACGCGCTGCGCGGATTCGACATGTTCTGGATCATAGGCGCCGATAGCCTGGTGGCGGGCTTGCACAAGCTGTCGGATTGGCCGGTGGTGACCCTGGCCGCGAGACAATTACAGCACGCCAAGTGGCATGGGATCACGTTTTACGATCTGATCTTTCCGCTGTTTGTTTACATCATGGGCGTTTCAATCCCATTGGCCTTGGGCTCGCGCTTGGCCGAGCCCGGCAACCGGCGATCGCTGTACTTGCGCATCTTCCGCCGAGCTTTGCTGCTGTATTTGCTCGGCGTGTTCTACTACGGTGGGCTGGCCAATCACTGGCACGAGATCCGCTGGGTTGGCGTGCTGCAGCGGATCGCAGCTTGTTACTTCTGCGGCGCGATCATATTTCTGAACGTTCGACCGCGCGGGCAATTGGCATTACTTGCAGCGCTGTTGCTCGGCTACTGGGCCCTGATGACTTGGGTGCCGGTACCCGGTTTCGATTTGGGGGATTTCTCTCAGGAAGGAAACGTTGCGGGCTACATCGATCGGCTTTTATTGCCCGGGCGGGCTTGGTATCGCCAATGGGGTTGGGATCCCGAAGGATTGCTTAGCACCCTGCCCGCGATCGGCACGTGCTTGCTAGGAGTGTTGACCGGTGAGCTGCTGCGTGACGAACGACGGACGCCGCAAAGAAAGGTTGGAGTTTTGGCC